ttgtgatttctacatatatcatccaattattcaattattaagtcaaactctttagtattaggaggtctatatattactatgttcatcaatttttcagattcaaattctaccgctattagttcacattctgagttactatatttctcatatatttttccttgttttttgtctttcccatatattgcggttcccccttgattcctattttttctatctgatctataagtttggaacccttttatttgatcatcattcccagtctcttgggaataccaggtttcacttatattcattatatctattttcttttcattttgggttagttcttctaagtactctatttttctttttgagttactcgtaactaaaccctgcgcattcatcactatgatggtttgcgtgttttctccttcatttaatattggtagtaataaggattttcccatgtctctttcctgttctggtatgttggttatttttttcatttccagaaattctgacattaaaaaatccaacttttccataatatttgatcttccttcatcataattattcattttgtgtctgaatctgcaattttctccgtttctgcaatatcctcttgcataataaatacatttattatctcttgagtagaatttcggagctgatgctttgaaattttttgctgacacctctgcatatctcattggtggtttgcttttctcttttacctgatattcttgatttctctctttatttgtttctttcttattttggattttattacttggttggttatttatttgattatgattcatggctacagggtgcatatatttgcattttttgtcgaacttacatccttttccttcttttaggtttttacatatttttggatgcagatctctgcaatcatccccatagccatctaagtatgcacatttaccatatatttcatagttttgacataccttaggatgtttgtagtaacacactttctccaaatctgcaattccctcttttcaaaaggttgcagattttgtctttcttgtctatttttttcctctttcccgtcattgtgtagatctgggtagagcctcttcgggatttgcttttctgttgtcatatcgtaatttatttcttcgtaggtatgctgctttattgcctcatatgtagtatcaatgagtatctctgcatccatacttttatcttgttctttgttttccttatttttttctgtcatttcatttttgtttacttctcttccgttttcctcttcttctttttcttcttcttcttcctcttcttcttcatcctcaactatttgtacattcaatcttgatttaataacattgtctatccatgatagacatgttgaacaaaaaattcttgtatcttttctcaaatcttgcattacctcagcacactgtggatgggtcggaatgttgcatgcagcacattttctgattaggttttgtggattgactatgctataccaaaccttacacagtttgcatgcttttggcattctttttcctaatgcatcaattaggatattcacaagattcaccttattcattttctttgtcggaatatgttggtttatgtatattttctttatgagtctcttgaccacttggattttatttggaacttcttcaattattttcaagatgttttcattagatttgttccagtttgaaggattatatccttctaatatatctatgaatgcttttgtatctttttggttaggactgttgctgatttcatagatgagaaatgccagttcccttcctgctacctcatcgtattgcgaatccgccaagcaagctaaattacgccacctcttcccgcagttggaacttactgccatcttgttctgatttcagtattacacttgttaaactaacttagaagacgctttatcctactatttttacactaatcttatcaccgatagttcacgaacacttctagatatttctcaaattctagtcgtatgttaaacttgtgatatctgttgattaatctgacttcacgcgggtacgtctcaccaagcaagatggctactacgagagagagagagagagagagagggagatttagCTTATCGGACACACTTCACTAAAGAGACAGAGAAATCTGGCTTATCGAATACACTTtcctaaatagagagagagagagagagagagagagagagagagagagagagaagcgcaccGACTCCCCCCTCCACAGTAACGACCTCTCGACGCAGAGCAGTTGAACCTCTCTCCGAACTCGCCTCCATACATGAACCCCCTAGGAACTCCGGTACCACCAGGCGAGAAACCTCATCACCTGCGCGCAGATGTTGTCGAAGAAGCACTCCGGCAGGTGGTTGGAGACGATCTGTGACGCCCAATTGTAGAACTCCATCGGGAGGTATCGCGCCCTCGGATACTTCTGCGTCAGGGCGTCTGCCATGGCCTCCACCACGAGGGTAGCGTCTTTCATCTGGAAGGATCGAGTGAGGGTCAGGTCACAAGGTGTTACAAGGTCAAGGTGTTACAAGGTCCTGGGGCGTTTGACCTTGCAttgcgcctcatgcggtgcactgtaggaattatacttgaaggttctttgcccctagctgcgacccctttcattccttttactgtacctccgttcgtattctttcttccatcttactttccaccctctcccaaaaaattgattcatagcgcaactgctttgaggttttcaaacatttttactgtcaatttccccttcagcactgaatgacctcataggtctcaacgATTGacctttggactaaattctatagATTCTATTCAGAATTAATTTAAAAAGAGAGGGATAGAGGTGGAAGGGAGGGGGCGAATTCAAGGCAACTATTCCTTCGTAATTAACTAGTTACAGTATTACATTTTTCACCATTATATATTTCAGAAGCAATACAGCAGTAGTACAGTAATAAGATTGTAGTATATTTCATCAAAAAAGTATGTTCACAATGCATGCATGTTTACATCCTTTCACAGgaatttgttttatacatatatacattcataagcgaataccaaaggacaatgtctaagtaaagacgaaagcgcttggatttctgcctatcattttcctgcggttttcgcttattcagtgaagtcacgtgcatctactgtgactttttaagcatatacattcatgcatactatcctatatatatatgtatatatagtataaatatatatatacagcattccCATTGACACGCTAAAACCGTGCATGGACCCCGAGCAAGTATACTTACCCCTAGGAAACCGAAGGCTATCGCAGTGCTGACTTGCAAGTCGTAAACCTTGCGTCCTCCTAGCTCCTCCTTGAGCTCTTCGCTCATCGAGGACCACATCTTTTCCGCCTGGTCCCTCATGTTTTCCTCCGTCGAGATCCGGGTGACTGGAAGATTGGTCTTGGCGTCAAATAGTAGTTTGATCAGACTACATTCTCGTTATAAAAGGACTTTTTAAGTCAGATCTTGTAATTTCTTTGTTGTCATTAATTAAGataaagtagtttaaccaaaTCATGCAGTTATCAATGATATTGCAGGACAGAATAACTATTATCACATTAGCAAAACCACTCAACTGGCACTTTTGGGGGTCTGGCCTTTCGGAATACTGTATAGAGTttttggccaaaggccgagcactggaacctataatgtcattcagcgctggaaagacaATCGAGAGTtagtaggtctgaaaggtgtaacaggaggaaaacctcaaagcagttgcactatgaaataattgttgggAGGGGATggatagaaagatggaagaaaagaaataCGAATGGGGTTACAGCAATTCCATATAGTTCCTAACAGAAGATATCGCCCTTGAGAGTACAGCGCTGAAATGTGATTCCGTTGAATGATAAACAGATCACATCACCCTTGACAGAAACAGCGCTAAAATGTGATCCCGTTGAAAAAGTGATAAACAGAAGATATCACCCTTGACAGAAACAGCGCTAAAATGTGATCCCGTTGAAAAAGTGATAAACAGAAGATATCACCCTTGACAGAAACAGCGCTAAAATGTGGTCCCGTTGAAAAAGTGATAAACAGAAGACACTATACCTCCCAGTAGATTGCCAGGCTCTATTATGCACACGTGAACTCCCCAGCGACGCATTTCTAGCCTGATAATGATAAAAACGGTTTTTGTATAACATTATTAACAATATAAGTAATGTGAGGTTAATGGAGTTGACGATATTTTTGTTATTGGAATATAATAACTTCAGGTTTATGCAGAGAGCTTGCCAATCTCTCATTATCAACGACTGATTATGAGTCTGACTTGAAGATGTCTCGATAGAAGCATAATTGCATAGTTAATCtttcatataataatgataataataataaacaaattccaGAAGACAGAAATTATTGAAGAATTAATTTTACGacatcaaaaacaataataaaaataataatagtaaagaaatTTCACATAAAACAATTAGTGAtcaattaattttacaataataataataattaaatttcagaTAAAACAGTGATcaattattattagcaataataataataataataataataataggaagtaAAATCTTGTGTGTTAAgacttatgttttatatataagggCACAGCCAGGGATATTACTTACTGACCTGAGGCAATTGCTGAAAGCTTCAACGGCGTACTTCGTAGCGATGTACGGCGACCCCATCGGATAGACCATTCGTCCCAGCATGCTGGACACGTTCACTACGCGACCTGTAGTACCGGATTAACACGTGTTATTTCTGATGGTCtccagaggttttttttttttatataatttttaaatgattAGATTTGTTCATCCATAGAACTCAAAacgactttttttcttctttttttaagagtTAATGATTAGAAGTTTTTGCTAaaggcctctatatatatatatatatatatatatatatatatatatatatatatatatataaatacatacatacatacatatatatatacatatatatatttccaattaaccaagatgaaattatttaaatctttttcattcatttatttcccaTTATTGTTTACTGCCTACTTGATCATTTGAAgctaaaggcatatatatatatatatatatatatatatatatatatatatatatatataatatattccatttaacaaagatgaaatgatttaatctttttcattcaattatTTCCCATTTTTTAACTGCCTATTTAGTAGTTTAAAAGTCTTGCCACgacatttatatctttttatttttcgtttggtTAAAATACTTGTTACAGGCttattaaataatatactaaATTAGAATGGGATTCATTTTTGGATATGACAGATGTCATTCAAAATTGCATGGGGAAAGGGTGGTCATGCTGGTGTTACGCACCCACATATCTATCTAAatttcctatctatctatctgaccTGCCTGTAAAGACCACTGGCACAGGCGGAATTACACCCTTTAGCAGCCAGacctaaataaaaaggaatttcctgACCTTTGAAAGACAGAAGGCTATAGGAatagaggaaaatgaagaataaactagaatagaatatagaatttaggccaaagaccaagcgctgggacctataaggccagtcggcgctgaaagggaaattggcaataaaaaaggtttgaaaggtgtgacaggaggttAAACTTGTAGTCGCTCTATGAGACAAcaattaggagaggatggaaagagaatacgaacggagatacagtaaaaggaacggaagaggtcgcagctaggggccgaagggacgctgcaatagACCCCCAACAGTAATGAGTACAGTGCGCtacgagaggtgcactgacggaccTATCCCTCTACGGGGGAAAACGAAGAGAGGGGGGAGGATCCAGAGCCTGGATCAAAGGCCCACCTTTGGCGCGTCTCACGAGGGGCAGGAAGCTCTTGGTGGCCGAGACCAGCCCGAAGAAGTTGACGTCCGCGATTCTCCTGTAGACTTCGACGGGCACCCACTCCGTGTCCCCGAAGGCGGAGATGCCCGCATTGTTCACGATGCCCCAGAGAGCGTCTGCAGGAATTAACAAACTAAGATAATGTGTTTACTCTAGATTTACTTCCCACGGGACTCTTTTATAGTGACCGCTGAACAGGAATGTTTAATAATTGGTAAAGTTGATATACTGTGGGAgtaataacgtatatatatgtatatatatatatatatatatatatatatatatatatatacatatatatatatatatatatatatatatatatattatagatgttaGGCAGTTATGTATGTAATTCACGTCTACATAGATATGCGGACACATATTTGAATACGTGAATGTATAAGcacacattatatagtatatatatgtgtgcatgtatatatatacacatacatatatacacaattatataaatgaatgcataaacacaaacacacacacacacacacacatatgtatatatatatatatatacatataggtgtatatatgtatatgtatatatacacatacatatacacatacatacataaaaatataaatgacaccAAGTCATAATATGGTCCTCAATGTTCTTCTAAAATGATAGACAAAGACGCTACAAATATAATCACggatcaaaaagaaaaatacagtaatGATTCAAAAGAAAGGCGGAAAATCATCACGAAACTCCGAGAATATTAAAATCACTCCTATATAAACGCAACTTCAAGGTCACCGCTCGAAATCTTCGTGAAATAGAAAATCAAATACAATTCATAATAATCTTGAGAGCACACATACTCCCATTGGCGGCCAAGATACTCCTCACGCTGCGCAAGGCTTCGTTCAGCTGCTCGCCGCTCGTGACGTCCAGCTGGATGACGTGCAGGCGGTCTGAACGCACCCCTCTCAGCTGTTGCGCGCCCTCGCCTCCTTGGTCAGCCAGTAGGCACCCGGCAAAGACGTCGAACCCctaaataaatggagagagagagagagagagagagagagagagaagagagagagagagagaatgatgatgaaTGTTAGATTGCATTTGATGCcaggtatgtacgtatatatacacatacatattatcatCCGTACTATTATTCGTATAATACTTATATGACTGTGGTGAAGAGAGTCTCTGATAATAAAAGAATAGCGATGCAGTAAAGTTTGTTTTGgtgttgcaataataataataataataataataatataataataataataataataataataatttatacttttaatttatatataaactgacATCATTGCTGATGTCTTCGCAATTTAAGTGACTTGCGATTGTGAGATTTccatgagataataataataataataataataataataataataataataataataataatacatacgaatacatacacaaacaccaaaattaaacagGAAACTAAGGCATAGACAAATACCCCTccagataaagcaaaaaaaaaaaaaaaaaaaaaaaaaatctgaaaaaaaaaatcttctgtgGTCACTAGACAAACACCAAACGAACAAGACCCGAGACTAAAGCAAAGTGGAGCATCCTCTTCCTCGAGTGTCCAAACTCGAGACTTACCAGTCGATGGAGGTGGAGGGCGAGCTCGAACCCGAAGCCAGAGTCGCAGCCCGTGACGAGGACGGACTTCCCAGTCGCTGGGACCTGGGGAAGTGAATGTGAGCGATTTAACGGGAAAATACTACAGGAACaccacatgcatatatatatatctatatatatatatatatatatatatatatatatatatatagagagagagagagagagagagaga
The Macrobrachium nipponense isolate FS-2020 chromosome 45, ASM1510439v2, whole genome shotgun sequence genome window above contains:
- the LOC135214313 gene encoding D-beta-hydroxybutyrate dehydrogenase, mitochondrial-like — its product is MKLTVDRARDVLLAGAGSALLAGLASVLGISGFLVTFVAAWVASVSVSVISSSLRVPATGKSVLVTGCDSGFGFELALHLHRLGFDVFAGCLLADQGGEGAQQLRGVRSDRLHVIQLDVTSGEQLNEALRSVRSILAANGNALWGIVNNAGISAFGDTEWVPVEVYRRIADVNFFGLVSATKSFLPLVRRAKGRVVNVSSMLGRMVYPMGSPYIATKYAVEAFSNCLRLEMRRWGVHVCIIEPGNLLGVTRISTEENMRDQAEKMWSSMSEELKEELGGRKVYDLQVSTAIAFGFLGMKDATLVVEAMADALTQKYPRARYLPMEFYNWASQIVSNHLPECFFDNICAQVMRFLAWWYRSS